One part of the Mesorhizobium sp. M4B.F.Ca.ET.058.02.1.1 genome encodes these proteins:
- the ppk2 gene encoding polyphosphate kinase 2: MNELKSNSGARDWLEAELADTLDEDYELELSEPALSLEIAKIYKDSHPPSIERQQYFRDLLRLQSELIKLQSWVAYHKKKVVVIFEGRDSAGKGGVIKRITQRLNPRICRVVALPAPTEREKSQWYFQRYVPHLPAGGEIVLFDRSWYNRSGVERVMGFAGPDQVEEFFHDVPEFERMLVRSGITLVKYWFSITDEEQQMRFLMRIHDPMKQWKLSPMDLQSRVRWEQYTKAKEETFARTNIPEAPWFIVEGNDKKRARLNCIDHLLQQFPYEEVPHEEITLPERVFNPEYERQVLPRELYVPEKY, encoded by the coding sequence ATGAACGAACTGAAATCGAATTCCGGAGCCAGGGACTGGCTGGAAGCCGAACTCGCCGACACGCTCGACGAGGACTACGAACTGGAGCTATCGGAGCCGGCGCTGTCGCTGGAGATCGCCAAGATCTACAAGGATTCGCATCCGCCTTCGATCGAGCGGCAGCAATATTTCCGTGACCTGCTGCGGCTGCAATCCGAGCTGATCAAGCTGCAGTCCTGGGTGGCCTACCACAAGAAGAAGGTCGTCGTGATCTTCGAAGGCCGCGACTCGGCCGGCAAGGGCGGCGTCATCAAGCGCATCACCCAGCGGCTCAATCCGCGCATCTGCCGCGTCGTGGCGCTGCCGGCGCCGACCGAGCGCGAGAAGTCGCAGTGGTATTTCCAGCGCTACGTGCCGCATCTGCCTGCCGGCGGCGAGATCGTGCTGTTCGACCGCTCCTGGTACAACCGCTCCGGCGTCGAGCGGGTGATGGGCTTTGCCGGGCCGGACCAGGTGGAGGAATTCTTCCACGACGTGCCGGAATTCGAACGCATGCTGGTGCGCTCCGGCATAACGCTGGTCAAATACTGGTTCTCGATCACCGACGAGGAGCAGCAGATGCGCTTCCTGATGCGCATCCACGACCCGATGAAGCAGTGGAAGCTGTCGCCGATGGACCTGCAGTCGCGCGTGCGGTGGGAGCAGTATACCAAGGCCAAGGAAGAGACCTTCGCCCGTACCAACATCCCCGAGGCGCCCTGGTTCATCGTCGAGGGCAACGACAAGAAGCGCGCCCGGCTGAACTGCATCGACCATCTGCTGCAGCAGTTTCCCTATGAGGAGGTTCCGCACGAGGAGATCACGCTGCCCGAGCGCGTCTTCAATCCCGAATACGAGCGCCAGGTGCTGCCGCGCGAGCTTTACGTGCCGGAGAAGTATTGA